The segment GCTGACGATCGCCTTCGCCAAGGGAGCCGCCTGGAACGAGTCCGACTGGGACAATGCGAGGTTCAACGAATTGCTGGTGGCCGCCCGCGGCGAGCTCGACGAGAGCAAGCGCCGGTCCATGTATGAGGAGATGCAGCACATCATCAGCGACGATGGCGGCGTGGTGGTCCCCGTCTTCGCCAATCATGTGGAGGGCGTCTCCAACAAGGTGGGCCACGAGAAAGAGGTCTCGGGCGTGTGGGAACTCGACGGCGCGCGCTGCATCGAACGGTGGTGGTTGACGTGACAGTCTAGGCGACAGGGACTGCGTCCGGGAGCAGAGCGATGGCCACCCACCGAAGCGGGCTAGCAACGGCATTCACACAGGTCGATGTCCATCGGCCGCGGCCCGGACACAGTCTCCCTCAAGCGTATTACGTCTCGCCGGAGATCTATCAGCGCGACATCGAGCGCATGCTCATGCGTCACTGGATCTGCGTCGGGCACGCAAGCGCGATCCCCGAGGCGGGCGACTACTTCACCTATGAGCTCGACCGCGAGTCGGTGATCATCATCCGGGGACGGGACGGCGTGATCCGTGCCCTGATGAATGTCTGCCGTCATCGCGGCTCGCGGATCTGCTACGACAGCTCGGGTCATGCCAAAGGGGGACTGCTGATCTGCCCCTATCATGCCTGGGTGTTCACGGCCGAAGGCGCCCTGCGCAACGCACGCATGATGCCGGCCGATTTCGATGTCGACGCACACGGCCTGCGACAGATCCATCTGAGGGTCATCGAAGGCCTGCTGTTCATCACGTTCGCGGAAGAGGCCCTGGGACTGGACCAGGTCACGGAGACGATCAGCACCTCCCTCGGCGTCTATGGCTGGGGCACGGCCAAGGTGATCCACCAACAATCCTATCTCCTCGATGCCAACTGGAAGCTGGCCGTGGAAAATCAGATGGAGTGCTATCACTGCGCGCCGTCGCATCCCGACTATACGCGGCTGCATTCACAAGCCCGTCCGGGCGTCGACGACATGACCGCCGCCATGCAGAGCCGGACCGCCGCGCAGGGGATCCGCATCCCCTCGCGGGATCAGTGGGCACTGGAGGCGCAGCCCGGCCAGGAAGCGGATTACTGCGCGAGATATGCCATGTGGGAGGGCATCCAGACGGGGAGCGAGGACGGCGCTAGCGTTGCA is part of the Rhodoligotrophos appendicifer genome and harbors:
- a CDS encoding aromatic ring-hydroxylating oxygenase subunit alpha codes for the protein MATHRSGLATAFTQVDVHRPRPGHSLPQAYYVSPEIYQRDIERMLMRHWICVGHASAIPEAGDYFTYELDRESVIIIRGRDGVIRALMNVCRHRGSRICYDSSGHAKGGLLICPYHAWVFTAEGALRNARMMPADFDVDAHGLRQIHLRVIEGLLFITFAEEALGLDQVTETISTSLGVYGWGTAKVIHQQSYLLDANWKLAVENQMECYHCAPSHPDYTRLHSQARPGVDDMTAAMQSRTAAQGIRIPSRDQWALEAQPGQEADYCARYAMWEGIQTGSEDGASVAPLMGQFTAFDGGTTFVYAGPVTFFIAYSDYGAIFRFTPRSVMKTELHVTWLVNETAVAGRDFDIDKVTWLWRVTNDADKQIIEQNQLGVASRFYQPGPYALPIENSTKRFTEWYLHEIDAESAA